One Luoshenia tenuis genomic region harbors:
- a CDS encoding family 43 glycosylhydrolase: protein MEKRTYCADLGDGTYRNPILHGDYPDPAVLKDGEDYYLVNCYQPMVWHSMDLLHWEPLYELPYSVGGAADICKYGDTYYIYNIDPFRRDEADYKASSVMVLTTQDIKSGHWDGPFYVGPAFNILGGHELIDPGHVADFEGRRWLYMSENVCFPLTQDGLHFAGPGKRVLEDEVFPDDWEIQGVYTEGPRFTLKDGWIYLTIAAGGTMGPPTSHGVFSYRSKHADGPWEPSPYNPIIRTHSRHERWISKGHGTLVEAPDGSWYMMYHAFLNNRFNQGRMMLMEPVEWTQDGWYRIPEWSGADKVLPAPKGGKAVPHGYPTHVQFPSEDLPCQWYYTGRVKERIRAVEDGIVMQGSGTSLHDSDGVLAYNALYENFEVITRVTVGNGAGCGISMYYSPSHAVGFALKDGFTWVFNCGHANLQRHFSGVEYLWDQAYLKLTVRHQVVSLWISPDGEQWTKLPPSFNIAHLSHMAYIPRGEIHGMGMYPALFTYGTGEATFHEFTIRELKLED from the coding sequence ATGGAAAAGAGAACCTATTGCGCGGACCTGGGCGATGGCACTTACCGCAACCCGATCCTGCACGGCGATTATCCGGACCCGGCCGTGCTCAAGGATGGGGAGGACTATTACCTTGTCAACTGCTACCAGCCCATGGTTTGGCACTCCATGGACCTGCTGCATTGGGAGCCGCTATATGAGCTGCCCTATTCGGTGGGCGGTGCGGCGGATATCTGCAAGTACGGCGATACTTATTATATCTATAATATCGATCCTTTCCGCAGGGATGAGGCGGATTACAAGGCCTCCAGCGTAATGGTGCTGACCACGCAGGATATCAAGAGCGGCCACTGGGACGGCCCCTTTTACGTGGGACCGGCCTTTAATATCCTGGGCGGGCACGAGCTGATCGACCCGGGGCATGTGGCGGATTTTGAAGGGCGGCGCTGGCTGTACATGTCTGAAAACGTGTGCTTCCCCTTGACGCAGGATGGGCTGCACTTTGCCGGCCCGGGCAAGCGCGTGCTGGAAGATGAGGTGTTCCCCGACGACTGGGAGATCCAGGGCGTGTATACCGAGGGGCCGCGCTTTACCCTGAAGGACGGTTGGATCTATCTGACCATCGCCGCCGGCGGCACCATGGGCCCGCCCACCAGCCATGGGGTATTCTCCTACCGCTCCAAGCATGCGGACGGCCCTTGGGAGCCCTCGCCCTACAATCCTATTATCCGCACGCACTCGCGGCACGAGCGGTGGATCAGCAAGGGCCACGGCACCTTGGTGGAGGCGCCGGATGGCAGTTGGTATATGATGTATCACGCCTTCCTCAACAACCGCTTCAATCAGGGCCGCATGATGCTGATGGAGCCGGTGGAGTGGACGCAGGATGGCTGGTACCGCATCCCCGAGTGGAGCGGGGCGGATAAGGTATTGCCCGCGCCCAAGGGCGGCAAGGCCGTGCCCCACGGCTATCCCACCCACGTGCAGTTTCCCAGCGAGGATCTGCCCTGCCAGTGGTATTATACCGGGCGCGTGAAAGAGCGTATCCGGGCGGTGGAGGACGGCATCGTGATGCAGGGCAGCGGCACCTCCCTGCACGATTCGGACGGGGTGTTGGCCTATAACGCCTTATATGAGAACTTCGAGGTGATCACCCGCGTAACGGTGGGCAACGGCGCGGGCTGCGGCATCTCCATGTATTACAGCCCCTCGCACGCGGTAGGGTTTGCCCTGAAGGATGGGTTCACCTGGGTGTTCAACTGCGGCCACGCCAATTTACAGCGGCATTTCAGCGGCGTGGAATATCTGTGGGATCAGGCATATTTGAAGTTGACCGTCCGCCATCAGGTGGTCAGCCTGTGGATCAGCCCGGATGGGGAGCAGTGGACCAAGCTGCCGCCCTCCTTTAACATCGCCCATCTTTCGCATATGGCGTATATCCCCCGGGGCGAGATCCACGGCATGGGCATGTACCCGGCACTGTTCACTTACGGCACCGGCGAGGCCACCTTCCATGAATTCACCATCCGGGAGCTGAAGCTGGAGGATTAG
- a CDS encoding aldo/keto reductase family protein, producing the protein MKNVLLKNGVSIPAIGFGTWTLQGERGYRAFRQAIECGFRHFDTAESYDTEIELGRAIRDSGVAREEFFITSKLPGEFKAYEIAKATLEQSLERLGMDYLDLYIIHAPWPWEEQDSPDWADGNLAAWRAMSEGYKAQKVRAIGLSNFSYADIERIWDRCEIKPMLNQIRLHIGHVAASTVRYCKEHGIAVSAWSPLGGAPLRGKVALPEWVTVKTYAKKYGVTPQQLCLRFAMQYGDIVIGRTGNEKHMLANLAIENFTISDADMLALSQIDPYWQGGEKSLFA; encoded by the coding sequence TTGAAAAACGTTTTGCTTAAAAACGGCGTGAGCATTCCCGCTATCGGCTTTGGCACCTGGACGCTGCAGGGCGAGCGCGGGTATCGCGCCTTTCGCCAGGCGATCGAGTGCGGATTCCGCCACTTTGATACCGCAGAGAGCTATGATACCGAAATCGAACTAGGGCGCGCCATTCGCGATAGCGGCGTCGCACGCGAGGAGTTTTTTATCACCAGCAAGCTGCCCGGCGAGTTCAAGGCCTATGAGATCGCCAAAGCTACGCTGGAGCAAAGCCTGGAGCGGCTGGGGATGGACTATCTGGATCTGTACATCATCCACGCGCCCTGGCCTTGGGAGGAGCAGGACAGCCCGGATTGGGCGGATGGAAACCTTGCCGCCTGGCGCGCGATGAGCGAGGGGTACAAGGCCCAGAAGGTGCGGGCGATCGGCCTGTCCAACTTCTCCTACGCGGATATTGAGCGCATATGGGACCGCTGTGAGATCAAGCCCATGCTCAACCAGATCAGGCTGCATATCGGCCATGTGGCGGCCTCCACGGTGCGCTACTGCAAAGAGCATGGCATCGCCGTTTCGGCATGGAGCCCGCTGGGCGGCGCGCCGCTGCGCGGCAAGGTAGCCCTGCCTGAGTGGGTGACCGTTAAAACCTACGCCAAAAAATATGGCGTAACGCCCCAGCAGCTGTGCCTGCGCTTTGCCATGCAGTATGGAGATATCGTCATCGGCCGCACGGGCAACGAGAAGCACATGCTGGCCAATCTGGCGATCGAGAACTTCACCATTTCCGATGCGGATATGCTGGCGCTCTCCCAGATCGACCCGTACTGGCAGGGCGGCGAGAAAAGCCTGTTTGCCTGA
- the rpsF gene encoding 30S ribosomal protein S6: MNQYEVLYIIDPTLEEEATKAVIERFNKLIADNGAKVTDIDEWGKRRLAYEINDLNEGYYVLLHMEAAPEFPSELERNFQISENIMRYLVTRVGE, encoded by the coding sequence ATGAATCAGTATGAAGTGCTCTACATCATTGATCCGACGCTGGAAGAAGAAGCCACCAAAGCGGTGATCGAACGTTTCAACAAGCTCATTGCCGACAATGGCGCGAAGGTGACGGATATCGATGAATGGGGCAAACGGCGTTTGGCCTATGAGATCAACGATTTGAACGAGGGCTACTATGTGCTTTTGCACATGGAAGCTGCGCCGGAATTCCCCTCGGAGCTGGAGCGTAATTTCCAGATCTCTGAGAACATTATGCGTTACCTGGTTACCCGGGTAGGCGAATAA
- a CDS encoding single-stranded DNA-binding protein, giving the protein MNRAILVGNLTRDPELRATTSGVAVCSFTIAINRRFANQNGEREADFIPIVVWRGQAESCGRYLHKGSKVAVCGTIQTRSYDAQDGTRRYVTEVVADEVEFLTTQGGNGGGDGRYQDRGDSGFGAQAPAAPADLHNIEDDELPF; this is encoded by the coding sequence ATGAATCGAGCGATTTTGGTGGGGAACCTGACCCGCGATCCGGAGCTGCGCGCCACGACCAGCGGCGTAGCCGTGTGCTCGTTCACAATTGCCATCAACCGGCGTTTTGCGAACCAGAACGGCGAGCGCGAGGCGGACTTTATTCCCATCGTGGTGTGGCGGGGGCAGGCGGAGTCCTGCGGGCGCTACCTGCATAAGGGCAGTAAAGTGGCCGTTTGCGGCACCATCCAGACGCGCAGTTATGATGCGCAGGATGGCACGCGGCGCTATGTTACCGAAGTCGTAGCCGACGAGGTGGAGTTTTTGACCACCCAGGGCGGTAATGGCGGCGGGGACGGCCGTTATCAGGACCGGGGAGATTCCGGCTTTGGCGCCCAGGCGCCTGCGGCCCCGGCGGATCTGCACAATATCGAGGATGACGAACTTCCGTTCTAA
- the rpsR gene encoding 30S ribosomal protein S18: protein MAMDRGERRPRGGRRPRRKVCKFCVDKVQHIDYKDVSSLRNYVSERGKILPRRMTGNCAKHQRQLAIAIKRARIVALLPYTAE from the coding sequence ATGGCTATGGATCGTGGCGAGAGAAGGCCGCGCGGCGGCCGCCGTCCGCGGCGTAAGGTCTGCAAATTCTGTGTAGACAAGGTACAGCATATCGATTATAAGGACGTTTCTTCCCTGCGCAACTATGTTAGTGAGCGCGGCAAGATTCTGCCCCGCCGGATGACCGGCAACTGCGCGAAGCATCAGCGCCAGCTGGCAATCGCCATCAAGCGCGCGCGCATCGTGGCGCTGCTGCCCTACACGGCGGAATAA
- a CDS encoding GrpB family protein, which yields MEGVARYKVKLAPHCKGWAAEYRAVKALLMPLLGENLLDIQHVGSTAIAGIDAKPILDVAVQVKSLAAIDQDAMLKAGYDPRGESGVPGRFLFVRRGDGPLSLSLEHIHCYAAGHPAFDAHVAFRDYLNAHPQAAQQYCALKRQLAAQYPDDRDRYTAGKADFIQAILKLAGQKAR from the coding sequence ATGGAAGGTGTTGCACGTTACAAGGTCAAGCTGGCCCCGCACTGCAAAGGTTGGGCCGCGGAGTACCGGGCCGTAAAGGCGCTGCTTATGCCCCTGCTGGGCGAAAATCTGCTGGATATCCAGCACGTGGGCAGTACGGCCATCGCGGGGATCGATGCCAAGCCCATCCTGGATGTGGCCGTGCAGGTCAAATCGCTTGCCGCCATCGACCAGGATGCGATGCTTAAGGCCGGGTACGACCCTCGCGGCGAAAGCGGCGTACCCGGGCGGTTTCTATTCGTGCGCCGGGGCGATGGGCCCCTTAGCTTATCTCTGGAACACATCCACTGCTATGCGGCCGGCCACCCGGCCTTTGACGCACACGTTGCTTTTCGCGATTATCTCAATGCCCACCCGCAAGCTGCGCAGCAGTATTGCGCGCTCAAGCGCCAGCTGGCCGCGCAATACCCGGACGACCGGGACCGTTATACCGCCGGCAAGGCGGATTTTATCCAAGCTATCTTGAAGCTTGCAGGCCAAAAGGCCCGGTAA
- a CDS encoding phosphoribosyltransferase family protein, which yields MRHEMTIAGCKRALPLCKVNDQLYIAAFIMFGDVEITKACARELLKLAPAHDIMITAEAKGIPLLYEMAAQAGENTYVVARKAPKLYMQDVVSTRVNSITTAKEQTLYLGGEDAALLRGKRVLIVDDVISTGDSIRSIEALVTQVGGNVVGRMAVLAEGDAQERADIRYLEKLPVFNADGSIKG from the coding sequence ATGCGTCACGAAATGACGATTGCGGGGTGCAAGCGCGCGCTGCCGCTTTGTAAGGTAAACGACCAGCTGTATATCGCAGCCTTTATCATGTTTGGGGATGTGGAGATCACCAAAGCCTGTGCCCGTGAGCTTTTAAAGCTCGCCCCGGCGCACGATATCATGATCACCGCGGAGGCCAAGGGGATCCCCCTGCTCTATGAGATGGCGGCACAGGCCGGCGAGAACACCTACGTCGTGGCGCGCAAGGCACCCAAGCTCTACATGCAGGACGTGGTCTCCACCCGCGTCAACTCCATCACCACCGCCAAGGAGCAAACGCTGTACCTGGGCGGAGAAGACGCTGCCCTACTGCGCGGGAAGCGCGTTTTGATCGTGGATGACGTGATCAGCACGGGCGATTCCATCCGTTCCATCGAGGCTTTGGTCACCCAGGTGGGCGGCAACGTGGTGGGCCGCATGGCGGTGCTGGCCGAGGGCGATGCCCAGGAGCGCGCGGACATCCGGTATCTGGAAAAGCTGCCGGTCTTTAACGCGGACGGTTCCATCAAAGGCTAG
- a CDS encoding NCS2 family permease: MEKLFKLKEHGTNVRTEITAGITTFLAMAYILIVNPLMLSGADAGVALMDFNAVFLATAISAAIATLCMAFLANYPVALASGMGLNAYFTYSVCLGMNVPWQVALTAVLVEGIIFILLSLFKFRETLVNTIPANLKLGITAGIGLFITLVGLKGAGIVIASESTLVDLGRVVSPEFALAMIGLLVIGALHHHNVKGSILLGILITWVLGMIAQGIGWYQGNSLLPDFSNWTLLPVVQQSTFFQFDFAWVGEHLLDFAVIVFSFLFVDLFDTVGTLVGVASKGNLLDKDGKLPRAGRALMSDAIGTVVGACLGTSTVTSYVESSAGVAEGGRTGLTALTTAVLFIVAIFFYPIFTAIPGFATAPALVFVGLLMMGSVKKMEFEGDIADTLGGFVAIIMMPFTYSIANGIMFGMLTWVILKLLTGKVRDIHPVMWVCFALFALRIITMAI, encoded by the coding sequence ATGGAGAAGCTCTTTAAACTCAAAGAGCACGGTACCAATGTACGTACCGAAATCACGGCCGGTATTACCACGTTTCTGGCCATGGCCTACATCCTGATCGTCAACCCGTTGATGCTTTCGGGCGCGGACGCAGGCGTAGCGCTGATGGACTTTAACGCCGTATTCCTGGCCACGGCGATCTCTGCTGCGATCGCAACGCTGTGCATGGCCTTTTTGGCCAACTACCCGGTGGCGCTGGCCTCCGGCATGGGCTTAAACGCCTACTTCACCTATTCGGTATGCTTGGGGATGAACGTGCCCTGGCAGGTAGCGTTAACGGCCGTATTGGTTGAAGGTATCATTTTCATTCTGCTTTCTCTGTTCAAATTCCGCGAGACGCTGGTCAACACCATCCCCGCCAACCTCAAGCTGGGTATTACGGCGGGTATCGGCCTGTTTATCACCCTGGTGGGCCTGAAGGGCGCGGGCATCGTTATCGCCAGCGAGAGCACGCTGGTAGACCTGGGCCGGGTGGTATCGCCCGAGTTTGCCCTGGCGATGATCGGCCTGCTGGTGATCGGCGCGCTGCATCATCACAACGTCAAGGGTTCCATCTTGCTGGGCATCCTCATCACCTGGGTGCTGGGCATGATCGCCCAGGGCATCGGTTGGTATCAGGGTAACTCCCTGCTGCCGGATTTCTCCAATTGGACGCTGCTGCCGGTGGTGCAGCAGTCCACCTTCTTCCAGTTTGACTTTGCCTGGGTGGGCGAGCATCTGCTGGACTTTGCCGTTATCGTCTTCTCCTTCCTGTTTGTCGACCTGTTCGACACCGTCGGCACCCTGGTAGGCGTTGCCAGCAAGGGCAACCTGCTGGATAAGGACGGCAAGCTGCCCCGCGCCGGCCGCGCGCTGATGAGCGACGCGATCGGTACGGTTGTGGGCGCGTGCCTGGGCACCTCCACGGTCACCAGCTATGTCGAGTCCAGCGCTGGCGTGGCCGAGGGTGGCCGCACCGGTTTGACCGCGCTGACCACTGCGGTGCTGTTCATCGTGGCGATCTTCTTCTACCCCATCTTTACGGCGATCCCCGGCTTTGCCACCGCGCCTGCGCTGGTATTCGTCGGCCTGCTGATGATGGGCTCGGTCAAGAAAATGGAGTTTGAGGGCGACATCGCCGATACGCTGGGCGGTTTCGTGGCTATCATCATGATGCCCTTCACCTACTCCATCGCCAACGGCATCATGTTCGGTATGCTGACCTGGGTTATCCTCAAGCTGCTCACCGGCAAGGTGCGCGATATCCATCCCGTGATGTGGGTGTGCTTTGCGCTGTTTGCGCTGCGCATCATCACCATGGCGATCTAA
- a CDS encoding SPL family radical SAM protein, with product MTEYHILPCQSALHELGRRVPYHWDLNLYRGCEHGCRYCYAMYSHRYLDTEDYFGHIYAKTDILEALERELSSPSWKREVVNIGGVTDSYQPAEAHYRLMTEVLRLLIRYKTPAIISTKSELVLRDYDLIDQLSRITYVNVAATVTTMDESVRSLLEPGAAPSLRRFEMLAQFRKTNASTGLHVMPIIPYLTDSYENIDALFAAAHASRVHYCLPGTLYLRGQTRKVFFRFIDQHYPHLSAPLHELYKTGGAPKGYKDALYQMVGERRAHYGLTGSYAKPMKEKMTQALQENAQVAFNLGSQN from the coding sequence ATGACGGAATATCATATTCTCCCCTGCCAGAGCGCCCTGCACGAGCTGGGCCGGCGCGTGCCCTATCATTGGGACCTGAACCTATACCGCGGCTGCGAACACGGCTGCCGCTACTGTTACGCCATGTATTCCCACCGCTATCTGGATACGGAGGATTACTTTGGCCATATCTACGCCAAGACTGATATTCTGGAGGCCCTGGAGCGGGAACTGTCCTCGCCCAGCTGGAAGCGGGAGGTCGTCAACATCGGCGGGGTGACGGACAGTTACCAGCCCGCTGAAGCCCATTACCGCTTGATGACCGAGGTGCTGCGGCTGCTCATCCGCTACAAGACGCCGGCGATCATCTCCACCAAAAGCGAGCTGGTCCTACGGGATTACGACCTGATCGATCAGCTCTCCCGCATCACCTATGTCAACGTGGCCGCCACCGTCACCACCATGGATGAATCCGTCCGCAGCCTTTTGGAGCCCGGCGCGGCGCCCTCACTCCGGCGCTTTGAGATGCTGGCGCAGTTCCGCAAAACCAACGCCTCCACCGGCCTGCACGTGATGCCCATCATCCCCTACCTAACGGACAGCTATGAAAATATCGACGCGCTGTTCGCCGCTGCGCACGCAAGCCGGGTGCACTACTGCCTTCCGGGTACCCTTTACCTGCGTGGGCAGACGCGGAAAGTGTTTTTCCGCTTTATCGATCAGCACTATCCCCATCTCTCGGCGCCGCTGCACGAGTTGTACAAGACCGGCGGCGCGCCTAAGGGTTATAAAGACGCGCTTTACCAAATGGTAGGCGAGCGCCGGGCGCATTATGGCCTGACGGGCAGTTACGCCAAGCCCATGAAGGAAAAAATGACGCAGGCCCTGCAAGAGAACGCGCAGGTAGCTTTTAATTTAGGGTCTCAAAATTGA
- a CDS encoding GNAT family N-acetyltransferase encodes MKQPQIVSVCQQPAIADTAIRYFQDKWASPESLMVYEDCIRHCIGAKAPLPQWYLLFMEDAVIGCAGLITNDFISRMDLYPWLCALYIEPAYRGRAYGALMLARAKTDARAAGYETLYLCTDHTGYYERYGFSYLGQGYHPWGESSRIYAAPL; translated from the coding sequence ATGAAACAACCGCAGATCGTCTCCGTATGCCAGCAACCGGCCATAGCGGATACCGCGATCCGCTATTTTCAGGACAAGTGGGCCAGCCCGGAAAGTCTTATGGTCTATGAGGACTGTATCCGCCATTGCATCGGGGCTAAGGCCCCGCTGCCCCAATGGTACCTGCTATTCATGGAGGACGCGGTCATCGGCTGCGCAGGGCTGATCACCAACGACTTTATCAGCCGGATGGACCTTTATCCCTGGCTCTGCGCCCTATATATCGAACCGGCCTATCGGGGCCGCGCCTATGGCGCCCTTATGCTGGCGCGTGCTAAAACCGACGCGCGCGCCGCCGGATATGAAACGCTCTATCTGTGTACCGATCACACCGGCTATTACGAGCGCTATGGCTTTTCCTATCTCGGCCAGGGTTACCATCCCTGGGGAGAAAGCTCGCGGATCTACGCTGCGCCGCTATAA
- a CDS encoding GGDEF domain-containing protein, with protein sequence MTIFCHVIIILEMVTINFYTLNFCSTPKLRPVALWTSFALFTAALVGGMICLLSSLPSYGNGNGLFVLFGFIYLLPCYFIYDQPLKYTFTVMCSAWIYTMLAFSLAVRVATFLPQTDFSLTILIIQTVFYALTLRLFLRFIKSQFLYILQNVTDKTLSSLLRLSFFWFISCVLLNYVFVTKDQALLELILVVIIGAIILRSYRVFHDLVCADKDAEQLRRQNRTDPLTGLKNRISFYEDAQALIDQGRPFSLIFIDLDRFKTINDRYGHSAGDRYLAGFARAARRVSAGMGEAYRISGDEFILLCSLEQTERLRGRLERSPISLGKGEPEFLGFSFGIASYPENGQHLDGLIVLADRKMYVHKSRLSQVKGR encoded by the coding sequence ATGACGATATTTTGCCACGTGATCATCATCCTTGAAATGGTGACGATCAACTTTTATACGTTAAACTTTTGTTCTACACCCAAGCTTCGCCCCGTCGCCTTGTGGACCTCCTTTGCGCTTTTTACCGCAGCGCTGGTAGGCGGCATGATTTGCCTGCTCAGCTCGCTTCCCTCTTACGGCAATGGGAATGGGTTATTTGTTCTATTTGGCTTTATTTATCTGCTGCCCTGCTATTTTATCTACGACCAGCCGCTCAAATATACCTTTACCGTCATGTGTTCAGCCTGGATCTATACCATGCTGGCCTTTTCCCTGGCGGTGCGGGTCGCAACGTTCTTGCCCCAAACAGATTTCTCCCTTACGATTTTGATCATCCAAACGGTATTTTACGCGCTTACGCTCCGGCTATTTTTGCGTTTTATTAAAAGTCAATTCCTCTACATCCTGCAAAATGTTACCGATAAAACCCTCAGCAGCCTGTTGCGGTTGAGCTTTTTTTGGTTTATCAGCTGCGTGCTGCTCAATTACGTATTCGTTACCAAGGACCAGGCCCTACTGGAGCTGATCCTGGTGGTAATCATCGGTGCGATCATCCTGCGCAGTTACCGGGTTTTTCACGACCTGGTCTGCGCCGATAAGGATGCCGAGCAGCTGCGGCGGCAAAACCGTACCGACCCGCTGACCGGCCTTAAAAACCGCATCAGTTTTTATGAGGACGCGCAAGCGCTGATCGACCAAGGGCGGCCCTTCAGCCTCATCTTTATCGACCTGGACCGCTTTAAAACCATTAACGACCGCTACGGACATTCCGCCGGGGACCGGTATCTGGCGGGCTTTGCGCGCGCCGCCCGGCGGGTAAGCGCCGGAATGGGCGAGGCCTACCGCATCTCGGGAGACGAGTTCATCCTGCTGTGCAGCCTGGAGCAGACCGAGCGGTTGCGCGGCCGGTTAGAGCGAAGCCCCATCTCCCTGGGCAAGGGGGAACCCGAGTTTCTGGGTTTCAGCTTCGGCATCGCCTCTTATCCGGAAAACGGGCAGCATTTGGATGGGCTGATCGTCCTGGCAGACCGTAAAATGTACGTGCATAAATCCCGCCTGAGCCAGGTAAAGGGCCGTTAG
- a CDS encoding PTS transporter subunit IIC, which translates to MAKAKKDNGGIIKRWARRWFIDALGSMAMGLFATLIVGLILEQLAKIPGLDVLNQLATVAKSGPVVGAAIGVAVATGMKVKPLAVFSAAVVGAVGYSAGAEVLVAGTQATMTGGPLGAYLAALVGAEIGNLVAGRTKFDILLVPLSAIISGGLVGIVTGPYIGGAMAAMGTFINDMTVLQPLPMGIVISVVMGMILTAPISSAAIAIALGLEGLAAGAATAGCCAQMIGFAVASFRENGWGGLVAQGLGTSMLQVPNIVRRPLIWLPPTLASAITGPIATCLMGMTNNPAGAGMGTSGLVGQVSTWITMSPTMDPVLLTLNILLLHFILPAALTLLISEGMRKLGWIKFGDMKLELQ; encoded by the coding sequence ATGGCAAAGGCAAAAAAGGATAATGGAGGCATCATCAAACGTTGGGCCAGGCGCTGGTTTATCGATGCGCTGGGTTCCATGGCGATGGGCCTGTTTGCGACGCTGATCGTGGGATTGATCCTGGAGCAGCTGGCCAAGATCCCGGGGCTGGATGTGCTCAACCAGCTGGCTACGGTGGCCAAATCCGGCCCGGTGGTGGGCGCGGCCATCGGCGTTGCGGTAGCCACGGGGATGAAGGTAAAGCCCCTGGCGGTGTTCTCTGCGGCGGTAGTGGGCGCGGTGGGCTACAGCGCGGGCGCTGAGGTTTTAGTCGCCGGTACCCAGGCAACCATGACCGGCGGACCCTTGGGCGCTTATCTGGCGGCGCTGGTGGGCGCGGAGATCGGCAACCTGGTGGCCGGACGCACCAAATTTGATATTTTGTTGGTCCCGCTTAGCGCCATCATCTCCGGCGGCCTGGTGGGTATCGTTACCGGGCCGTATATCGGCGGGGCCATGGCGGCGATGGGCACCTTTATCAACGATATGACCGTGCTCCAGCCCCTGCCCATGGGTATCGTCATTTCGGTGGTGATGGGGATGATCCTCACCGCCCCGATCTCCAGCGCAGCCATCGCCATCGCCCTGGGCCTGGAGGGCCTGGCAGCGGGCGCCGCTACGGCGGGCTGCTGCGCGCAGATGATCGGCTTTGCGGTGGCCAGTTTCCGCGAGAATGGCTGGGGCGGGCTGGTCGCCCAGGGCCTGGGTACCTCCATGCTGCAGGTGCCCAACATCGTGCGCCGGCCGCTGATCTGGCTGCCGCCTACGCTGGCTTCGGCCATCACCGGCCCGATCGCCACCTGCCTTATGGGGATGACCAATAACCCCGCAGGCGCGGGTATGGGCACCAGCGGCCTGGTGGGCCAGGTCTCCACCTGGATCACCATGTCCCCCACCATGGACCCGGTACTGCTCACCCTGAACATCCTGCTGCTGCACTTTATCCTGCCCGCGGCGCTGACGCTGCTGATCTCCGAGGGGATGCGCAAACTGGGATGGATCAAGTTTGGCGATATGAAGCTGGAGCTGCAGTAG